From Mobula birostris isolate sMobBir1 chromosome 8, sMobBir1.hap1, whole genome shotgun sequence, the proteins below share one genomic window:
- the LOC140201618 gene encoding CD276 antigen homolog isoform X1 → MKTLLLLTVLSMQLCIHLAEVPGMIDVLMCQGENAILLCTYDEQSFSLQNHYFSWQRQKTVIYLFEDGEIQKQPIDEQYRDRTKSAGIVKGGNLSVQIQNITAHDEGIYTCYIFRKQQQERAKIGECNVHLLVKAHYSTPTIVGPNPERVQTGDLVNLTCHSSGGYPEPTVSWTDGESRSLLDMRQDNFSQDAVSGLWSISSMIQVEVSANSSFTCTVVNTRTNESTTSPAWSVNSPVPSATLPPLFPLFPIEDPCAVLRCAVPYHLTRDLSLVKLHSWYTGVPSREVEETSETNQIEMQNLVFMVCVCAPDRDECCLRLTHQVT, encoded by the exons ATGAAGACCTTGCTGCTCCTGACAGTCCTCTCCATGCAACTCTGCATTCACTTGG CTGAAGTTCCCGGAATGATAGACGTCCTGATGTGCCAGGGAGAAAACGCCATCCTTCTGTGTACGTATGACGAGCAAAGTTTCTCGCTGCAGAATCACTATTTCTCCTGGCAGCGGCAGAAGACGGTGATCTACTTGTTTGAGGATGGAGAGATTCAAAAACAACCTATAgatgaacagtacagagaccgaaccAAATCTGCTGGCATAGTGAAGGGTGGAAACCTGTCTGTCCAAATCCAAAACATCACAGCCCACGATGAGGGCATCTACACTTGTTACATCTTCAGAAAACAACAGCAGGAGAGGGCAAAAATTGGCGAGTGTAATGTCCATCTGTTGGTTAAAG CCCATTACAGCACACCCACCATCGTTGGCCCAAATCCGGAACGGGTACAAACTGGGGACTTGGTGAACTTGACCTGCCACTCGTCCGGTGGATATCCAGAGCCCACAGTGAGCTGGACAGACGGGGAGAGCAGATCATTACTCGATATGAGGCAGGACAACTTCAGCCAGGATGCCGTCTCGGGGCTCTGGAGCATCAGCAGTATGATCCAGGTGGAAGTGTCAGCCAATTCCAGCTTCACCTGTACTGTCGTCAACACACGGACAAACGAGAGCACCACCTCCCCTGCCTGGTCTG TGAATTCCCCTGTCCCCTCTGCTACCCTCCCCCCCCTGTTCCCGTTGTTTCCAATTGAAGATCCTTGTGCCGTGCTTCGTTGTGCTGTTCCTTATCATCTTACTCGGGATCTTTCTCTGGTCAAGCTCCACAGTTGGTACACAG GTGTCCCCAGCAGAGAGGTGGAGGAAACTTCAGAGACTAATCAAATAG AgatgcagaatctcgtgtttatggtGTGTGTTTGTGCCCCTGACAGAGATGAATGCTGTTTGAGGCTGACACACCAGGTCACCTGA
- the LOC140201618 gene encoding CD276 antigen homolog isoform X2, whose translation MKTLLLLTVLSMQLCIHLAEVPGMIDVLMCQGENAILLCTYDEQSFSLQNHYFSWQRQKTVIYLFEDGEIQKQPIDEQYRDRTKSAGIVKGGNLSVQIQNITAHDEGIYTCYIFRKQQQERAKIGECNVHLLVKAHYSTPTIVGPNPERVQTGDLVNLTCHSSGGYPEPTVSWTDGESRSLLDMRQDNFSQDAVSGLWSISSMIQVEVSANSSFTCTVVNTRTNESTTSPAWSVNSPVPSATLPPLFPLFPIEDPCAVLRCAVPYHLTRDLSLVKLHSWYTGVPSREVEETSETNQIEMNAV comes from the exons ATGAAGACCTTGCTGCTCCTGACAGTCCTCTCCATGCAACTCTGCATTCACTTGG CTGAAGTTCCCGGAATGATAGACGTCCTGATGTGCCAGGGAGAAAACGCCATCCTTCTGTGTACGTATGACGAGCAAAGTTTCTCGCTGCAGAATCACTATTTCTCCTGGCAGCGGCAGAAGACGGTGATCTACTTGTTTGAGGATGGAGAGATTCAAAAACAACCTATAgatgaacagtacagagaccgaaccAAATCTGCTGGCATAGTGAAGGGTGGAAACCTGTCTGTCCAAATCCAAAACATCACAGCCCACGATGAGGGCATCTACACTTGTTACATCTTCAGAAAACAACAGCAGGAGAGGGCAAAAATTGGCGAGTGTAATGTCCATCTGTTGGTTAAAG CCCATTACAGCACACCCACCATCGTTGGCCCAAATCCGGAACGGGTACAAACTGGGGACTTGGTGAACTTGACCTGCCACTCGTCCGGTGGATATCCAGAGCCCACAGTGAGCTGGACAGACGGGGAGAGCAGATCATTACTCGATATGAGGCAGGACAACTTCAGCCAGGATGCCGTCTCGGGGCTCTGGAGCATCAGCAGTATGATCCAGGTGGAAGTGTCAGCCAATTCCAGCTTCACCTGTACTGTCGTCAACACACGGACAAACGAGAGCACCACCTCCCCTGCCTGGTCTG TGAATTCCCCTGTCCCCTCTGCTACCCTCCCCCCCCTGTTCCCGTTGTTTCCAATTGAAGATCCTTGTGCCGTGCTTCGTTGTGCTGTTCCTTATCATCTTACTCGGGATCTTTCTCTGGTCAAGCTCCACAGTTGGTACACAG GTGTCCCCAGCAGAGAGGTGGAGGAAACTTCAGAGACTAATCAAATAG AGATGAATGCTGTTTGA